The following proteins are co-located in the Candidatus Binatia bacterium genome:
- a CDS encoding ABC transporter substrate-binding protein: MRFRKNAPLAFAIASSMIIAGLFPARTAWPAEPAPKKVIVAYTSFAPSALRFLLEKELGYFREEGIIPEFVLVRGGSIAVKGMIAGNFDYIITGGPVVDAVIRARQPLKLIFTAEMASFWLVAQPDIRSIADLKGKTVGINTFGGASEFTMREILRRHGLDPVKDMTFLVVGASSDRFNALVAGTVHSTLATPPGNFKAVQMGYRKLASATDYVKWPQAGLGTSEEKIRRDPEEVMKMVRASSKGLKLMLAQREYIVAKMMQMFRLSRDDAVQTYESTRDALLPSGHLNEDQERAVISLGKQVADVTEDIPPERVFENRFIKQAEQELKGWAPQAPR, translated from the coding sequence ATGCGCTTTAGAAAAAATGCGCCGCTTGCGTTCGCGATCGCTTCTTCGATGATCATCGCGGGACTCTTCCCGGCCCGAACGGCCTGGCCCGCGGAGCCTGCGCCGAAGAAGGTGATCGTCGCCTACACGTCGTTTGCGCCCTCGGCGTTGCGGTTCTTATTGGAAAAGGAGTTGGGCTATTTTCGCGAGGAAGGAATTATACCGGAATTCGTCCTGGTGAGGGGCGGCAGCATCGCAGTGAAAGGAATGATCGCGGGAAATTTCGATTACATTATCACCGGCGGCCCGGTGGTCGATGCGGTGATCCGCGCCCGGCAGCCGCTCAAATTGATATTCACGGCTGAGATGGCAAGTTTCTGGCTGGTGGCGCAGCCGGACATCCGTTCGATCGCGGACCTGAAAGGGAAGACGGTCGGCATCAACACCTTCGGCGGCGCATCAGAGTTCACCATGCGCGAGATCTTGAGGCGCCATGGTCTCGATCCCGTCAAGGATATGACCTTTCTGGTCGTCGGAGCTTCCAGCGACCGTTTCAACGCCTTGGTAGCAGGGACGGTTCATTCGACCCTCGCCACCCCTCCGGGCAATTTCAAGGCCGTGCAGATGGGCTATCGAAAACTCGCCAGCGCCACCGATTACGTGAAGTGGCCGCAGGCGGGCTTGGGGACCTCCGAAGAAAAAATTCGCCGCGACCCCGAAGAGGTTATGAAAATGGTCCGCGCCTCATCCAAGGGACTCAAGCTCATGCTGGCACAGCGGGAATATATCGTCGCGAAAATGATGCAGATGTTCAGGCTCAGCCGGGACGACGCGGTTCAGACCTACGAATCGACGCGCGACGCCCTGCTGCCGTCGGGTCATCTCAACGAGGATCAGGAGCGCGCGGTGATTTCACTGGGCAAACAGGTGGCCGATGTAACCGAAGACATCCCGCCGGAGCGTGTCTTCGAGAACCGTTTTATCA